One region of Polyodon spathula isolate WHYD16114869_AA chromosome 25, ASM1765450v1, whole genome shotgun sequence genomic DNA includes:
- the LOC121300162 gene encoding tubby-related protein 1-like isoform X4 — MQTQCSMPSYLSPLLSHAIPAAAPDGSVPEKKPKKKKQEPSVRQANDTESKPRKTRKSNEQESTATQNGKKIKKKKPDKEKNEPAEKEPKKKTKMVPKKKKDSDDDDGDEQDDPPEEAPVKKTKKKTKKDTASRDAAADEKSQTKEEKNETEAKGEVTKPKKKESASMFQVQESKPEAKGKKKESKSEGEESGSDSKQTKKKSTANPTAMFQTGGEAKDKKGKKQKDTAKSEENKSEEENEAAQKSTKKKGKGKKAKKEEERPPSPVIEVGNLEEFVLGPAPQGVTIKCKVTRDKKGMDRGLYPTYYLHLDNDKKVFLLAGRKRKKSKTSNYLISVDPTDMSRDGENFIGKLRSNVMGTKFTVFDNGLNPDRASSDWSKVRQELSAIIYETNVLGFKGPRRMTVIIPGMNEDSERVPIRPRNDNDGLLIRYQNKNMENLIELHNKTPVWNNETQSYVLNFSGRVTHASVKNFQIVHSKDVDYIVMQFGRVADDAFTLDYNYPMCAVQAFAIALSSFDGKLACE; from the exons ATGCAGACACAATGTAGCATGCCTTCTTATCTGTCTCCTCTTTTATCCCATGCTATCCCTGCTGCTGCTCCGGACG GATCTGTCCCGGAGAAGAAacccaaaaagaaaaagcaagagCCCAGCGTGAGACAGGCCAACGACACGGAGAGCAAACCCAGGAAGACAAGGAAGAGCAACGAGCAGGAGAGCACTGCCACACAGA atggaaagaaaataaagaaaaagaaacctgACAAAGAAAAGAACGAGCCTGCAGAAAAAGAACCAAAGAAAAAGACTAAAATGGTGCCCAAAAAGAAGAAAG actCGGACGATGATGACGGAGATGAGCAGGATGACCCCCCAGAAGAAGCTCCCGTTAAAAAGacgaaaaagaaaactaaaaaagacACGGCCTCCAGAGATGCCGCCGCGGACGAGAAATCCCAAACAAAAG AGGAGAAAAATGAGACAGAAGCCAAAGGAGAAGTGACTAAACCCAAGAAGAAGGAGTCTGCCTCCATGTTCCAGGTACAGGAGAGCAAACCCGAGGCCAAGGGGAAAAAGAAAG AGTCAAAGTCAGAAGGAGAGGAGAGCGGCAGTGACTCCAAACAGACCAAGAAAAAGAGCACAGCAAACCCCACCGCGATGTTCCAGACAGGGGGCGAGGCCAAAGACAAGAAGGGCAAGAAGCAGAAAG ATACTGCGAAATCAGAGGAGAACAAGAGCGAGGAGGAAAACGAGGCAGCCCAGAAAAGCACCAAGAAGAAGGGCAAGGGCAAAAAGGCCAAAAAA GAGGAGGAGCGGCCCCCGTCGCCAGTCATCGAGGTGGGCAATCTGGAGGAGTTTGTGCTGGGACCCGCCCCCCAGGGCGTGACGATCAAGTGCAAGGTCACCCGCGACAAGAAGGGCATGGACCGGGGCCTCTACCCTACCTACTACCTGCACCTCGACAACGACAAGAAG GTGTTCCTGTTGGCTGGGAGGAAACGCAAGAAGAGCAAAACGTCCAATTATCTGATCTCTGTAGACCCCACAGACATGTCCCGGGATGGGGAGAACTTCATCGGAAAGTTGAG GTCCAATGTAATGGGGACCAAATTCACTGTGTTCGATAACGGGCTCAACCCTGACAGGGCGAGCTCTGACTGGTCGAAAGTGCGCCAGGAGCTCTCAGCTATCATTTAT GAGACCAACGTTCTGGGATTTAAAGGGCCTCGCAGGATGACTGTGATCATTCCTGGGATGAACGAGGACAGTGAGCGTGTGCCAATTCGACCCAGGAAT GATAACGACGGGCTCCTGATTCGCTACCAGAACAAGAACATGGAGAACCTGATCGAGCTGCACAACAAGACGCCGGTGTGGAACAACGAGACGCAGTCCTACGTGCTCAACTTCTCCGGGAGAGTGACGCACGCCTCCGTCAAGAACTTCCAGATCGTACACAGCAAGGACG TGGACTATATTGTGATGCAGTTCGGGCGGGTCGCAGACGATGCCTTTACTCTGGACTATAATTACCCCATGTGCGCCGTGCAGGCGTTTGCCATTGCGCTGTCCAGCTTCGACGGCAAGCTGGCCTGTGAATAG
- the LOC121300162 gene encoding tubby-related protein 1-like isoform X5 — protein MPLQSDILREVWTSDNDQDEDCASQLQRQKPKKKKQEPSVRQANDTESKPRKTRKSNEQESTATQNGKKIKKKKPDKEKNEPAEKEPKKKTKMVPKKKKDSDDDDGDEQDDPPEEAPVKKTKKKTKKDTASRDAAADEKSQTKEEKNETEAKGEVTKPKKKESASMFQVQESKPEAKGKKKESKSEGEESGSDSKQTKKKSTANPTAMFQTGGEAKDKKGKKQKDTAKSEENKSEEENEAAQKSTKKKGKGKKAKKEEERPPSPVIEVGNLEEFVLGPAPQGVTIKCKVTRDKKGMDRGLYPTYYLHLDNDKKVFLLAGRKRKKSKTSNYLISVDPTDMSRDGENFIGKLRSNVMGTKFTVFDNGLNPDRASSDWSKVRQELSAIIYETNVLGFKGPRRMTVIIPGMNEDSERVPIRPRNDNDGLLIRYQNKNMENLIELHNKTPVWNNETQSYVLNFSGRVTHASVKNFQIVHSKDVDYIVMQFGRVADDAFTLDYNYPMCAVQAFAIALSSFDGKLACE, from the exons AAacccaaaaagaaaaagcaagagCCCAGCGTGAGACAGGCCAACGACACGGAGAGCAAACCCAGGAAGACAAGGAAGAGCAACGAGCAGGAGAGCACTGCCACACAGA atggaaagaaaataaagaaaaagaaacctgACAAAGAAAAGAACGAGCCTGCAGAAAAAGAACCAAAGAAAAAGACTAAAATGGTGCCCAAAAAGAAGAAAG actCGGACGATGATGACGGAGATGAGCAGGATGACCCCCCAGAAGAAGCTCCCGTTAAAAAGacgaaaaagaaaactaaaaaagacACGGCCTCCAGAGATGCCGCCGCGGACGAGAAATCCCAAACAAAAG AGGAGAAAAATGAGACAGAAGCCAAAGGAGAAGTGACTAAACCCAAGAAGAAGGAGTCTGCCTCCATGTTCCAGGTACAGGAGAGCAAACCCGAGGCCAAGGGGAAAAAGAAAG AGTCAAAGTCAGAAGGAGAGGAGAGCGGCAGTGACTCCAAACAGACCAAGAAAAAGAGCACAGCAAACCCCACCGCGATGTTCCAGACAGGGGGCGAGGCCAAAGACAAGAAGGGCAAGAAGCAGAAAG ATACTGCGAAATCAGAGGAGAACAAGAGCGAGGAGGAAAACGAGGCAGCCCAGAAAAGCACCAAGAAGAAGGGCAAGGGCAAAAAGGCCAAAAAA GAGGAGGAGCGGCCCCCGTCGCCAGTCATCGAGGTGGGCAATCTGGAGGAGTTTGTGCTGGGACCCGCCCCCCAGGGCGTGACGATCAAGTGCAAGGTCACCCGCGACAAGAAGGGCATGGACCGGGGCCTCTACCCTACCTACTACCTGCACCTCGACAACGACAAGAAG GTGTTCCTGTTGGCTGGGAGGAAACGCAAGAAGAGCAAAACGTCCAATTATCTGATCTCTGTAGACCCCACAGACATGTCCCGGGATGGGGAGAACTTCATCGGAAAGTTGAG GTCCAATGTAATGGGGACCAAATTCACTGTGTTCGATAACGGGCTCAACCCTGACAGGGCGAGCTCTGACTGGTCGAAAGTGCGCCAGGAGCTCTCAGCTATCATTTAT GAGACCAACGTTCTGGGATTTAAAGGGCCTCGCAGGATGACTGTGATCATTCCTGGGATGAACGAGGACAGTGAGCGTGTGCCAATTCGACCCAGGAAT GATAACGACGGGCTCCTGATTCGCTACCAGAACAAGAACATGGAGAACCTGATCGAGCTGCACAACAAGACGCCGGTGTGGAACAACGAGACGCAGTCCTACGTGCTCAACTTCTCCGGGAGAGTGACGCACGCCTCCGTCAAGAACTTCCAGATCGTACACAGCAAGGACG TGGACTATATTGTGATGCAGTTCGGGCGGGTCGCAGACGATGCCTTTACTCTGGACTATAATTACCCCATGTGCGCCGTGCAGGCGTTTGCCATTGCGCTGTCCAGCTTCGACGGCAAGCTGGCCTGTGAATAG
- the LOC121300162 gene encoding tubby-related protein 1-like isoform X3, which produces MRTFLLSVRWSLLSAAGTRPSDQDEDCASQLQRQKPKKKKQEPSVRQANDTESKPRKTRKSNEQESTATQNGKKIKKKKPDKEKNEPAEKEPKKKTKMVPKKKKDSDDDDGDEQDDPPEEAPVKKTKKKTKKDTASRDAAADEKSQTKEEKNETEAKGEVTKPKKKESASMFQVQESKPEAKGKKKESKSEGEESGSDSKQTKKKSTANPTAMFQTGGEAKDKKGKKQKDTAKSEENKSEEENEAAQKSTKKKGKGKKAKKEEERPPSPVIEVGNLEEFVLGPAPQGVTIKCKVTRDKKGMDRGLYPTYYLHLDNDKKVFLLAGRKRKKSKTSNYLISVDPTDMSRDGENFIGKLRSNVMGTKFTVFDNGLNPDRASSDWSKVRQELSAIIYETNVLGFKGPRRMTVIIPGMNEDSERVPIRPRNDNDGLLIRYQNKNMENLIELHNKTPVWNNETQSYVLNFSGRVTHASVKNFQIVHSKDVDYIVMQFGRVADDAFTLDYNYPMCAVQAFAIALSSFDGKLACE; this is translated from the exons AAacccaaaaagaaaaagcaagagCCCAGCGTGAGACAGGCCAACGACACGGAGAGCAAACCCAGGAAGACAAGGAAGAGCAACGAGCAGGAGAGCACTGCCACACAGA atggaaagaaaataaagaaaaagaaacctgACAAAGAAAAGAACGAGCCTGCAGAAAAAGAACCAAAGAAAAAGACTAAAATGGTGCCCAAAAAGAAGAAAG actCGGACGATGATGACGGAGATGAGCAGGATGACCCCCCAGAAGAAGCTCCCGTTAAAAAGacgaaaaagaaaactaaaaaagacACGGCCTCCAGAGATGCCGCCGCGGACGAGAAATCCCAAACAAAAG AGGAGAAAAATGAGACAGAAGCCAAAGGAGAAGTGACTAAACCCAAGAAGAAGGAGTCTGCCTCCATGTTCCAGGTACAGGAGAGCAAACCCGAGGCCAAGGGGAAAAAGAAAG AGTCAAAGTCAGAAGGAGAGGAGAGCGGCAGTGACTCCAAACAGACCAAGAAAAAGAGCACAGCAAACCCCACCGCGATGTTCCAGACAGGGGGCGAGGCCAAAGACAAGAAGGGCAAGAAGCAGAAAG ATACTGCGAAATCAGAGGAGAACAAGAGCGAGGAGGAAAACGAGGCAGCCCAGAAAAGCACCAAGAAGAAGGGCAAGGGCAAAAAGGCCAAAAAA GAGGAGGAGCGGCCCCCGTCGCCAGTCATCGAGGTGGGCAATCTGGAGGAGTTTGTGCTGGGACCCGCCCCCCAGGGCGTGACGATCAAGTGCAAGGTCACCCGCGACAAGAAGGGCATGGACCGGGGCCTCTACCCTACCTACTACCTGCACCTCGACAACGACAAGAAG GTGTTCCTGTTGGCTGGGAGGAAACGCAAGAAGAGCAAAACGTCCAATTATCTGATCTCTGTAGACCCCACAGACATGTCCCGGGATGGGGAGAACTTCATCGGAAAGTTGAG GTCCAATGTAATGGGGACCAAATTCACTGTGTTCGATAACGGGCTCAACCCTGACAGGGCGAGCTCTGACTGGTCGAAAGTGCGCCAGGAGCTCTCAGCTATCATTTAT GAGACCAACGTTCTGGGATTTAAAGGGCCTCGCAGGATGACTGTGATCATTCCTGGGATGAACGAGGACAGTGAGCGTGTGCCAATTCGACCCAGGAAT GATAACGACGGGCTCCTGATTCGCTACCAGAACAAGAACATGGAGAACCTGATCGAGCTGCACAACAAGACGCCGGTGTGGAACAACGAGACGCAGTCCTACGTGCTCAACTTCTCCGGGAGAGTGACGCACGCCTCCGTCAAGAACTTCCAGATCGTACACAGCAAGGACG TGGACTATATTGTGATGCAGTTCGGGCGGGTCGCAGACGATGCCTTTACTCTGGACTATAATTACCCCATGTGCGCCGTGCAGGCGTTTGCCATTGCGCTGTCCAGCTTCGACGGCAAGCTGGCCTGTGAATAG
- the LOC121300162 gene encoding tubby-related protein 1-like isoform X6 yields the protein MSAEKKPKKKKQEPSVRQANDTESKPRKTRKSNEQESTATQNGKKIKKKKPDKEKNEPAEKEPKKKTKMVPKKKKDSDDDDGDEQDDPPEEAPVKKTKKKTKKDTASRDAAADEKSQTKEEKNETEAKGEVTKPKKKESASMFQVQESKPEAKGKKKESKSEGEESGSDSKQTKKKSTANPTAMFQTGGEAKDKKGKKQKDTAKSEENKSEEENEAAQKSTKKKGKGKKAKKEEERPPSPVIEVGNLEEFVLGPAPQGVTIKCKVTRDKKGMDRGLYPTYYLHLDNDKKVFLLAGRKRKKSKTSNYLISVDPTDMSRDGENFIGKLRSNVMGTKFTVFDNGLNPDRASSDWSKVRQELSAIIYETNVLGFKGPRRMTVIIPGMNEDSERVPIRPRNDNDGLLIRYQNKNMENLIELHNKTPVWNNETQSYVLNFSGRVTHASVKNFQIVHSKDVDYIVMQFGRVADDAFTLDYNYPMCAVQAFAIALSSFDGKLACE from the exons AAacccaaaaagaaaaagcaagagCCCAGCGTGAGACAGGCCAACGACACGGAGAGCAAACCCAGGAAGACAAGGAAGAGCAACGAGCAGGAGAGCACTGCCACACAGA atggaaagaaaataaagaaaaagaaacctgACAAAGAAAAGAACGAGCCTGCAGAAAAAGAACCAAAGAAAAAGACTAAAATGGTGCCCAAAAAGAAGAAAG actCGGACGATGATGACGGAGATGAGCAGGATGACCCCCCAGAAGAAGCTCCCGTTAAAAAGacgaaaaagaaaactaaaaaagacACGGCCTCCAGAGATGCCGCCGCGGACGAGAAATCCCAAACAAAAG AGGAGAAAAATGAGACAGAAGCCAAAGGAGAAGTGACTAAACCCAAGAAGAAGGAGTCTGCCTCCATGTTCCAGGTACAGGAGAGCAAACCCGAGGCCAAGGGGAAAAAGAAAG AGTCAAAGTCAGAAGGAGAGGAGAGCGGCAGTGACTCCAAACAGACCAAGAAAAAGAGCACAGCAAACCCCACCGCGATGTTCCAGACAGGGGGCGAGGCCAAAGACAAGAAGGGCAAGAAGCAGAAAG ATACTGCGAAATCAGAGGAGAACAAGAGCGAGGAGGAAAACGAGGCAGCCCAGAAAAGCACCAAGAAGAAGGGCAAGGGCAAAAAGGCCAAAAAA GAGGAGGAGCGGCCCCCGTCGCCAGTCATCGAGGTGGGCAATCTGGAGGAGTTTGTGCTGGGACCCGCCCCCCAGGGCGTGACGATCAAGTGCAAGGTCACCCGCGACAAGAAGGGCATGGACCGGGGCCTCTACCCTACCTACTACCTGCACCTCGACAACGACAAGAAG GTGTTCCTGTTGGCTGGGAGGAAACGCAAGAAGAGCAAAACGTCCAATTATCTGATCTCTGTAGACCCCACAGACATGTCCCGGGATGGGGAGAACTTCATCGGAAAGTTGAG GTCCAATGTAATGGGGACCAAATTCACTGTGTTCGATAACGGGCTCAACCCTGACAGGGCGAGCTCTGACTGGTCGAAAGTGCGCCAGGAGCTCTCAGCTATCATTTAT GAGACCAACGTTCTGGGATTTAAAGGGCCTCGCAGGATGACTGTGATCATTCCTGGGATGAACGAGGACAGTGAGCGTGTGCCAATTCGACCCAGGAAT GATAACGACGGGCTCCTGATTCGCTACCAGAACAAGAACATGGAGAACCTGATCGAGCTGCACAACAAGACGCCGGTGTGGAACAACGAGACGCAGTCCTACGTGCTCAACTTCTCCGGGAGAGTGACGCACGCCTCCGTCAAGAACTTCCAGATCGTACACAGCAAGGACG TGGACTATATTGTGATGCAGTTCGGGCGGGTCGCAGACGATGCCTTTACTCTGGACTATAATTACCCCATGTGCGCCGTGCAGGCGTTTGCCATTGCGCTGTCCAGCTTCGACGGCAAGCTGGCCTGTGAATAG